The following are from one region of the candidate division KSB1 bacterium genome:
- a CDS encoding amino acid adenylation domain-containing protein, producing the protein MSEKELENLSPSQRALLAIRELRAKLEAMERERSEPIAIIGIGCRFPEGGHGPEAFWRLLQNGVDAIREVPSERWDLEEYYDPDPEAPGKMYCRYGSFLEDIDKFDARFFGISPREATGLDPQQRLLLETTWEALEHAAVAPDSLNGSLTGVFLGISTNDYGQLQSKTAGVSEIDAHSSTGNALSIAAGRLSYFFGFQGPSLAVDTACSSSLVTVHLACQALRNRECHLAIAGGVSVILAPEINVALCKSRMLAPDGRCKTFDAAADGYVRGEGCGMIVLKRLRDALADGDNILALIRGSAVNQDGRSNGLTAPNGRAQVAVMRRSLEIAGLAATDIDYLEAHGTGTALGDPIEMRSIVEVMCANRPAGRPLYVGSVKTNLGHLEPAAGIAGLIKTVLALLHEEIPPHLHFKQLNPHIDLAGVPVVITARPQPWPKNGRPRRAAINSFGFSGTNANVVVEEWQGKSEEAPASQQQEDAGLATGSPAATERLQLLTLSAKSEAALLAMAEQYQTLLASASPADFPDICHTTHIGRAHFEHRLAVIAPSPEAGRAALADFSAGRPAAGVLRGRLQSATAPAWVFLFTGQGAQYPGMGRTLYETQPVFRAALEKCDELLRPHLEKSLLSVLFAPPASEGSEPWLHQTAYTQPALFALEYALAELWKSWGLEPAAVIGHSVGEYVAACVAGVFRLEDGLRLIATRGRLMQALPQDGDMAAVFADLATVQAAVAPHAAVLDIAALNAPENIVIAGRRDALEQVLAALASRGVKSRRLNVSHAFHSPLMEPVLDEFEAVARSVTYHPPEVTLLSNVSGNAFAVGEIPEAGYWRRHIRAAVRFADCIRSARALGHRHFLEIGPAPTLIQLGAATLAQPEVCWVASLKQGRDEQQQIFEAVAALYVNGATLDWRRFDGGRPRRRVTLPTYPFQRERHWIDRQPAAREKVSDWFYEMVWQDKPAATVAVPASPATVWLILADRGGLGEALAHRLQQRGVTCWLVDYGTEFRQLSDRRVLVNPALRGHFERLLAAVNATQSDFSVQVVHLWSLEAPTPLQLNPAALDESYALTWGSVLNLAQNLATRAAARLWLVTRGAQTVTEEENDLHLAAAPLLGLGRALSVELPELWGGMIDLDPGAGAEHAGELLEQLLQPDGEDQIALRAGRRFVARLVRQTVPEMSGERQIFTPPVDGTILITGGLGGLGLQVAQWLVERGARHLVLISRRPPSAAAQETIAALESRGARIMVAAADVADEVQLATLLDEIRHQMPALRGVVHAAGVVDDGVILQQDWARFHRVLAPKLKGASNLHELTLDDPLDFFVMFSSAASVLQAAGQSNYAAANAFLDQLAHYRRHHGLPALTINWGPWSEAGMAVVAGGKRDRQRRSAGLQSLTPRQGLRALELLMTHPAAAQVTVLRMDWNQFARQLGHHRLPPLLRDLLSTPPAATATTSSGDTTRPLDQFRKLPAEQRRAFIATYLQETLGRILGIAAAEITPARSIFELGVDSLMAMELANYLQRDFDYQLSVREVHRRPTIDAMIDYLTLALNQREGSTAAAATPAHSLVNILRPRRTTAFPAVTRRNPGMIFLLSCPRSGSTLFRVMLAGHPRLFAPPELHLLLFGTMREWHEALRLTVLGEGLQRAFMELKQISADEAKALIAGLVEQNLPTQQVYAMLQELAHPRLLVDKSPTYVSDLEALRRAEAMFDRPRYLFLFRHPYAMVESYLRNEMGTISLEQSGDRQLHAELMWAHGNSNALELGELVGRERFHPVRYEEMVAEPERITAGICEFLGLEYSDALVNPYSGNRMTDGLNNQTLAIGDPNFHKHDRIDKSLGEAWRKIRLAQPLCSFARRVAKDLGYELPEYPAAAEAATPPATPPAPTPLPRTGALPLSFAQQRLWFLEQFQPGNPMYHIPLALRLRGELHVPALERALAELVRRHESLRTTFTAHAGEPVQQIAADRKIPLGISDLTSLPAAEREAEAMRRGREVVRAPFDFVGGPLIRFELLRLAADDHLLLLPMHHIISDGWSLGILTRELGALYNAFRRGEPSPLPDLPLQYADYAVWQREWLSGENLERQVEYWRSALGDHPAPLQLPTDRPRPAIQTANGRRYHFAWPAALAEQVRAFSRQHQVTPFMTLLAAFKVLLQRYTGAQEIIVGSPTANRNHPGLEGIVGFFVNNLVLRTSLAGDPAFHEVLQRVRDVTLNAYAHQDVPFEKLVEVLQVERDPSRSPLFQVMFVLQNMELELPEMEGLAVEAAAIDGGTAKFDLRLSLYDQPDGLRGNMEYNTDLFEEDTIRRLLDHYHSVLSAVLPQPALRLSAIPLLAAEERHKMLVEWNNTAATFPHQHCIHHWFEAQVEKTPEAAAVTFGAQTLSYAELNRRANRVAHHLQSLGVGPDVLVGIYVERSLEMVIGLLGILKAGGAYVPLDPHFPAERLTLMLEDSAAPVLLTQEKLLATLPPHQARVVCVESLFTQNGRQNGAHPARERENPVSPVRPSHLAYVLFTSGSTGRPKGVQIEHRSVVNFLSSMAREPGFTSDDVLLAVTTLSFDIAGLELYLPLLQGGRLVLASAETAADGPALLRLLHESQATVMQATPATWRMLLAAGWSNTPRLKILCGGEALPAELAKEMRARCASLWNMYGPTETTIWSSLLKVETPAGTVPIGRPIANTDMYIVDAHMNPVPIGVPGELLIGGAGLSRGYLGRPALTAEKFIPHPFSIAANARVYRTGDLCRYRPDGVIEFLGRLDQQVKVRGFRIEPGDIETALAQHPAVQAAVVMARPDASGENRLVAYLIAAGEPPAVSTLRAFLKERLPEYMIPSAFVFLESFPLTPNGKVDRRALPEPEAIRREAATTFVAPRTEVEAQVAAIWREVLRLEQVGVHDSFFELGGHSLLATQVVARIQNAMQIHLPVRTLFEAKTVAELAERIATIRWAGRRESEAQQALPGEREEIEI; encoded by the coding sequence GTGTCCGAGAAAGAGCTTGAAAACCTCTCGCCCTCCCAGCGGGCGTTGCTGGCCATTCGCGAGTTGCGTGCGAAATTGGAAGCCATGGAGCGCGAACGCAGCGAGCCGATTGCGATCATCGGCATCGGCTGCCGGTTTCCGGAGGGCGGCCACGGGCCGGAGGCCTTTTGGCGGTTGCTGCAAAACGGCGTGGACGCGATTCGGGAAGTGCCGTCCGAACGCTGGGATTTGGAGGAATACTATGATCCCGATCCCGAAGCGCCGGGTAAGATGTACTGCCGCTACGGCTCATTTCTCGAAGACATCGACAAGTTCGACGCGCGCTTTTTTGGCATTTCGCCGCGCGAGGCCACCGGCCTGGATCCGCAACAACGTTTGCTGCTGGAAACCACCTGGGAGGCTCTGGAACATGCCGCCGTTGCGCCCGACAGCCTCAACGGCAGCCTGACCGGCGTGTTCCTCGGCATCAGCACCAACGATTACGGCCAGTTGCAGAGCAAAACCGCCGGCGTGAGTGAGATCGATGCCCATTCCTCCACCGGCAATGCCTTGAGCATCGCCGCCGGCCGGCTCTCCTATTTCTTCGGGTTTCAGGGGCCGAGCCTGGCGGTGGACACGGCCTGCTCCTCCTCGCTGGTGACGGTTCATCTCGCCTGCCAGGCCCTGCGCAATCGCGAATGCCATCTGGCGATTGCCGGCGGGGTGAGCGTGATTCTGGCACCGGAAATCAACGTCGCGCTCTGCAAATCACGCATGCTGGCACCCGACGGCCGCTGCAAGACTTTTGATGCCGCGGCCGATGGCTATGTGCGCGGCGAAGGTTGCGGCATGATCGTGCTCAAACGGTTGCGCGACGCACTCGCCGACGGCGACAACATTCTCGCATTGATTCGCGGCTCGGCGGTGAACCAGGATGGCCGCAGCAACGGCCTGACTGCACCCAACGGCCGCGCCCAGGTGGCGGTCATGCGCCGCTCGCTCGAAATCGCCGGCCTCGCTGCCACCGACATCGATTACCTTGAGGCTCATGGCACCGGCACCGCACTCGGCGATCCCATCGAGATGCGCTCGATCGTCGAAGTGATGTGTGCCAACCGTCCGGCCGGGCGGCCGCTTTATGTCGGTTCGGTGAAAACCAACCTCGGCCATCTCGAGCCCGCGGCCGGCATCGCCGGCCTGATCAAAACCGTGCTGGCCCTGCTGCACGAGGAGATTCCGCCCCATCTGCATTTCAAGCAGCTCAATCCCCACATCGATCTGGCCGGTGTGCCGGTGGTGATCACCGCCCGGCCGCAACCCTGGCCCAAAAATGGCAGGCCCCGCCGCGCCGCCATCAACTCCTTCGGCTTCAGCGGCACCAACGCCAATGTGGTGGTGGAGGAATGGCAGGGCAAAAGCGAAGAGGCCCCGGCTTCACAGCAGCAAGAAGACGCCGGGCTTGCCACCGGCTCGCCCGCCGCGACTGAGCGCTTGCAGTTGCTCACCCTCTCGGCCAAAAGTGAAGCCGCGCTGCTGGCCATGGCAGAGCAATACCAGACATTGCTTGCCTCAGCAAGTCCTGCCGACTTTCCCGACATTTGCCACACCACTCACATCGGCCGTGCGCATTTCGAACATCGTCTGGCGGTAATCGCGCCCTCGCCCGAGGCCGGTCGTGCGGCATTGGCAGACTTCAGCGCCGGGCGACCCGCCGCCGGCGTGCTTCGCGGCCGCCTGCAAAGCGCCACTGCACCTGCCTGGGTGTTTCTTTTTACCGGACAGGGTGCACAATATCCCGGCATGGGGCGCACGCTCTACGAAACGCAGCCGGTGTTTCGCGCCGCTCTGGAAAAATGTGATGAACTGCTGCGGCCGCATCTCGAAAAAAGCCTGCTGTCCGTGCTGTTCGCGCCACCGGCGTCAGAGGGCAGTGAACCCTGGCTTCACCAGACCGCCTACACCCAGCCGGCTCTCTTCGCGCTGGAATATGCCCTGGCCGAGTTGTGGAAATCCTGGGGTCTCGAGCCGGCGGCGGTGATCGGCCACAGCGTGGGTGAATATGTCGCGGCCTGCGTGGCCGGCGTGTTCCGCCTGGAGGACGGCTTGCGGCTCATCGCCACCCGTGGCCGCCTGATGCAGGCGTTGCCGCAGGATGGTGATATGGCTGCGGTATTTGCCGATCTCGCGACGGTGCAGGCGGCCGTGGCGCCGCATGCCGCGGTGCTGGACATCGCCGCCCTCAACGCACCGGAGAACATCGTGATCGCGGGCCGGCGTGATGCCCTTGAGCAGGTGCTGGCCGCACTGGCCTCCCGCGGAGTGAAGTCCCGCCGGCTGAATGTGTCGCACGCCTTTCATTCCCCCTTGATGGAGCCGGTGCTCGATGAGTTTGAAGCTGTGGCCCGCAGCGTGACCTACCATCCGCCGGAAGTGACCCTGCTCTCGAATGTTTCCGGCAATGCTTTCGCCGTTGGAGAAATCCCTGAAGCCGGCTACTGGCGCCGCCATATCCGCGCCGCGGTGCGCTTCGCTGATTGCATCCGCAGCGCGCGTGCCCTCGGCCACCGCCACTTTCTCGAAATCGGGCCGGCGCCCACGCTCATCCAGCTCGGTGCCGCCACCCTGGCGCAGCCCGAAGTCTGCTGGGTGGCCTCTCTCAAACAAGGCCGGGATGAGCAGCAGCAGATTTTTGAAGCCGTTGCCGCGCTCTATGTCAATGGTGCGACGCTCGATTGGCGCCGTTTCGATGGCGGCCGGCCGCGTCGCCGGGTGACTCTGCCCACTTATCCTTTTCAGCGCGAACGCCACTGGATCGACCGTCAACCGGCGGCACGGGAGAAAGTATCGGATTGGTTTTATGAGATGGTGTGGCAGGACAAACCGGCTGCCACAGTCGCGGTGCCGGCTTCTCCGGCCACCGTCTGGCTTATTCTCGCGGATCGCGGCGGCTTGGGCGAGGCCCTGGCGCACCGCCTGCAGCAGCGGGGTGTGACGTGCTGGCTGGTCGATTACGGCACCGAATTTCGGCAGCTCTCCGACCGCCGCGTGCTTGTCAATCCCGCGCTGCGCGGGCATTTTGAACGGCTGTTGGCGGCAGTGAACGCAACGCAGTCTGACTTCTCGGTGCAGGTCGTGCACTTGTGGAGCCTCGAGGCACCGACCCCCTTGCAACTCAACCCTGCTGCTCTTGATGAGTCGTATGCCCTGACCTGGGGCAGTGTGCTGAACCTGGCGCAAAACCTGGCCACACGCGCGGCGGCCCGGCTTTGGCTCGTTACCCGGGGCGCGCAGACGGTGACGGAAGAGGAGAACGACTTGCATCTGGCGGCGGCCCCGCTGCTCGGACTTGGCCGCGCGCTGAGTGTCGAACTGCCCGAGCTGTGGGGTGGAATGATCGATTTGGACCCCGGCGCGGGCGCAGAGCATGCCGGTGAACTGCTCGAACAGCTTTTGCAGCCGGATGGTGAAGATCAGATCGCGCTGCGCGCCGGCCGGCGTTTTGTCGCACGGCTGGTGCGGCAGACAGTGCCGGAGATGAGCGGCGAGCGTCAAATATTCACGCCGCCGGTGGATGGCACGATTCTCATCACCGGCGGGCTGGGCGGGCTGGGCCTGCAAGTGGCGCAGTGGCTGGTCGAACGTGGTGCCAGGCACCTGGTGCTCATCAGCCGGCGGCCGCCTTCGGCAGCGGCGCAGGAGACGATTGCCGCCCTGGAAAGTCGCGGCGCACGAATCATGGTGGCGGCCGCCGATGTTGCCGATGAAGTGCAGCTTGCCACGCTGCTGGATGAAATTCGTCATCAAATGCCGGCCCTGCGCGGGGTGGTGCATGCCGCCGGGGTGGTGGATGATGGTGTGATCCTGCAGCAGGATTGGGCGCGCTTCCATCGTGTGCTGGCACCGAAGCTGAAGGGCGCGAGCAATCTGCATGAATTGACCCTCGACGATCCACTCGACTTTTTCGTGATGTTTTCCTCCGCGGCCTCGGTGCTGCAAGCGGCCGGCCAGTCCAACTATGCCGCGGCGAATGCTTTTCTGGATCAACTCGCGCATTACCGCCGGCACCACGGCCTGCCGGCACTGACCATCAATTGGGGGCCGTGGAGTGAGGCCGGCATGGCAGTGGTGGCGGGCGGGAAACGTGATCGCCAGCGTCGCAGCGCCGGCTTGCAGAGCCTGACCCCCCGCCAGGGCTTGCGGGCCCTCGAGCTGCTTATGACACACCCCGCCGCGGCACAGGTGACGGTGTTGCGCATGGATTGGAATCAATTTGCCCGCCAGCTTGGCCACCACCGGCTGCCACCGCTGTTGCGCGACCTGCTGAGCACGCCACCCGCCGCCACGGCAACCACGTCCAGTGGTGACACCACCCGGCCGCTGGATCAATTTCGCAAATTGCCGGCGGAGCAGCGCCGGGCATTCATCGCCACGTATTTGCAGGAAACCCTCGGCCGCATTCTCGGCATAGCCGCCGCGGAGATCACGCCGGCGCGCAGCATTTTCGAACTCGGCGTCGATTCCCTGATGGCCATGGAGCTCGCCAATTATCTGCAGCGCGACTTCGACTACCAGCTTTCGGTGCGCGAGGTGCATCGCCGGCCCACCATCGACGCCATGATCGATTATCTCACGCTTGCGCTCAACCAGCGCGAGGGCAGCACGGCGGCTGCCGCAACCCCGGCGCACTCGCTTGTCAATATTTTGCGGCCACGGCGCACAACGGCGTTCCCCGCGGTCACGCGCCGCAATCCCGGCATGATCTTTTTGCTCTCCTGCCCGCGCTCCGGCTCGACGCTGTTTCGCGTCATGCTTGCCGGCCATCCCCGTCTGTTTGCCCCGCCCGAGCTGCATCTGTTGCTGTTCGGCACCATGCGCGAGTGGCACGAAGCCCTGCGCCTTACGGTGCTGGGCGAGGGCCTGCAGCGCGCTTTCATGGAGCTGAAGCAAATCAGCGCGGATGAGGCCAAAGCCCTGATCGCCGGACTGGTCGAGCAAAACCTCCCCACCCAGCAGGTGTATGCCATGCTGCAGGAGCTGGCGCATCCGCGGCTTTTGGTCGACAAGTCACCAACCTATGTTTCCGATCTCGAGGCGCTGCGCCGGGCCGAGGCCATGTTCGACCGGCCGCGCTATCTCTTCCTGTTCCGCCACCCCTATGCCATGGTGGAATCCTATCTGCGCAACGAGATGGGGACCATCAGCCTGGAGCAGAGTGGCGACCGCCAGTTGCATGCCGAGCTGATGTGGGCGCATGGCAACAGCAACGCCCTGGAGCTCGGTGAACTCGTCGGTCGCGAACGCTTCCACCCTGTGCGTTACGAGGAGATGGTGGCCGAGCCGGAGCGCATCACCGCCGGCATTTGTGAGTTTCTCGGGCTGGAATACAGCGACGCCCTGGTCAATCCTTATTCCGGCAACCGCATGACCGACGGCTTGAACAATCAGACGCTGGCGATCGGCGATCCCAATTTTCACAAGCATGACCGCATCGACAAATCGCTCGGTGAGGCCTGGCGCAAAATCCGGCTGGCGCAACCGCTGTGCAGTTTTGCCCGGCGGGTGGCAAAGGATTTGGGTTATGAGCTGCCGGAGTATCCCGCCGCGGCGGAGGCAGCCACCCCGCCCGCCACACCTCCGGCTCCGACACCCTTGCCCCGCACCGGTGCGCTGCCGCTTTCCTTCGCGCAGCAGCGGCTGTGGTTTCTCGAACAGTTTCAACCCGGCAACCCGATGTACCACATTCCGCTCGCACTGCGTCTGCGCGGCGAATTGCACGTGCCGGCGCTCGAGCGCGCCCTCGCGGAGCTGGTTCGCCGCCACGAGAGCCTGCGCACCACTTTCACGGCGCATGCCGGCGAGCCGGTGCAGCAGATCGCGGCGGATCGGAAAATTCCGCTGGGGATCAGCGATCTCACCAGCCTCCCCGCGGCGGAACGCGAAGCCGAAGCAATGCGCCGCGGGCGCGAGGTGGTGCGGGCGCCCTTCGATTTTGTCGGCGGCCCGCTTATTCGTTTCGAACTTCTGCGGCTTGCCGCAGACGATCACCTGCTGCTGCTGCCCATGCATCACATCATCAGTGACGGCTGGTCGCTCGGCATCCTCACCCGCGAGCTGGGCGCGCTTTACAACGCCTTTCGACGCGGTGAGCCCTCGCCGCTGCCGGATTTGCCGCTGCAGTATGCCGATTATGCCGTGTGGCAGCGGGAATGGCTGTCGGGTGAAAATCTCGAGCGGCAGGTCGAATACTGGCGCAGCGCCCTCGGCGACCATCCCGCACCGCTGCAACTGCCCACCGACCGGCCGCGTCCGGCAATTCAGACAGCCAATGGCCGGCGGTATCATTTTGCCTGGCCGGCAGCATTGGCGGAGCAGGTGCGCGCCTTCAGCCGGCAACACCAGGTTACGCCGTTCATGACCCTGCTGGCCGCTTTCAAGGTTTTGTTGCAGCGTTACACCGGGGCGCAGGAGATCATTGTCGGTTCGCCCACTGCCAATCGCAATCATCCCGGGCTGGAGGGCATTGTCGGTTTCTTCGTCAACAATCTGGTGTTGCGCACCAGTCTCGCCGGCGATCCCGCTTTCCATGAAGTGTTGCAACGGGTGCGCGACGTCACGCTCAACGCCTACGCGCATCAGGATGTGCCGTTCGAGAAACTGGTGGAAGTCCTGCAGGTGGAGCGTGATCCCAGCCGCAGCCCGCTGTTTCAAGTCATGTTCGTCCTGCAAAACATGGAGCTGGAGCTGCCGGAGATGGAGGGTCTTGCGGTGGAGGCCGCCGCCATTGACGGTGGCACCGCCAAATTCGACCTGCGGTTGTCGCTTTATGATCAACCCGACGGGCTGCGCGGCAACATGGAATACAACACCGATTTGTTCGAGGAAGACACCATCCGCCGCCTGCTCGACCACTATCACAGCGTGTTGAGCGCCGTGCTGCCGCAGCCCGCGCTGCGCCTGAGTGCGATCCCGCTGCTTGCTGCAGAAGAACGGCACAAAATGCTGGTCGAGTGGAACAACACCGCCGCCACTTTTCCGCACCAGCATTGCATCCACCATTGGTTTGAAGCTCAGGTGGAAAAAACACCCGAGGCCGCTGCCGTGACCTTCGGTGCGCAAACGCTCTCGTATGCCGAGTTGAATCGCCGCGCCAATCGCGTTGCGCATCATCTGCAAAGCCTGGGCGTTGGTCCGGACGTGCTGGTGGGAATTTATGTCGAACGCTCGCTGGAGATGGTGATTGGCCTGCTCGGCATTCTCAAAGCCGGCGGTGCCTATGTGCCGCTCGACCCCCATTTCCCCGCCGAGCGCCTGACGCTGATGCTGGAAGATTCCGCCGCGCCGGTGTTGCTCACCCAGGAGAAGCTGCTCGCCACGCTGCCGCCGCATCAGGCCCGGGTGGTGTGCGTGGAATCCCTGTTCACGCAAAACGGCCGGCAGAATGGCGCCCATCCTGCCCGCGAGAGGGAGAATCCGGTGTCGCCGGTCAGGCCGTCTCATCTGGCTTATGTCCTGTTCACCTCCGGCTCCACCGGCCGGCCCAAAGGCGTGCAGATCGAGCACCGCAGCGTGGTGAATTTTCTCAGCAGCATGGCGCGTGAGCCGGGCTTCACCAGCGATGATGTGTTGCTGGCGGTGACGACACTGTCTTTCGACATTGCCGGCCTCGAGTTGTATTTGCCGCTGCTGCAGGGCGGCCGCCTGGTGCTCGCCAGCGCGGAGACGGCCGCGGATGGCCCGGCGCTGTTGCGCCTGCTGCACGAGTCGCAGGCCACGGTCATGCAGGCCACCCCGGCAACCTGGCGGATGCTGCTCGCCGCGGGCTGGAGCAACACGCCGCGTTTGAAAATTCTCTGCGGTGGCGAAGCGCTGCCGGCGGAACTGGCGAAAGAGATGCGCGCGCGCTGCGCTTCGTTGTGGAACATGTACGGCCCCACCGAAACCACCATTTGGTCTTCCCTGCTCAAGGTTGAAACGCCGGCGGGCACGGTGCCGATTGGCCGGCCGATTGCCAACACCGACATGTATATTGTCGATGCGCATATGAATCCCGTGCCCATCGGAGTGCCGGGAGAATTGTTGATCGGCGGCGCCGGCCTCTCGCGCGGTTACCTCGGGCGCCCGGCGCTGACGGCGGAGAAGTTCATTCCCCATCCCTTCAGCATCGCGGCAAATGCGCGCGTTTACCGCACCGGCGATCTCTGCCGCTACCGGCCGGACGGCGTGATTGAATTCCTCGGCCGCCTCGATCAGCAAGTGAAGGTGCGCGGTTTTCGCATCGAGCCGGGTGATATTGAAACGGCGCTGGCCCAACATCCCGCGGTGCAGGCGGCGGTGGTGATGGCGCGCCCCGACGCCTCCGGCGAAAACCGGCTGGTGGCATATTTAATTGCCGCCGGCGAACCTCCGGCAGTGAGCACGCTGCGCGCCTTCCTGAAAGAACGGCTGCCGGAATACATGATCCCCTCCGCTTTCGTTTTCCTGGAAAGCTTTCCGCTCACCCCCAATGGCAAGGTCGATCGCCGTGCCCTGCCGGAGCCGGAGGCGATTCGCCGCGAAGCGGCCACCACCTTCGTGGCGCCGCGCACCGAAGTGGAGGCGCAAGTCGCCGCGATTTGGCGGGAAGTGCTGCGTCTGGAGCAGGTCGGCGTGCATGACAGCTTCTTCGAGCTCGGCGGCCATTCGCTGCTCGCCACCCAGGTGGTGGCGCGCATTCAGAACGCAATGCAAATCCATTTGCCCGTGCGCACTCTGTTCGAAGCCAAAACCGTGGCGGAATTGGCGGAGCGCATCGCGACGATTCGCTGGGCCGGCCGGCGCGAAAGTGAAGCGCAACAGGCACTGCCGGGCGAGCGGGAAGAGATTGAAATTTGA